The region GAATCTCTCGCTGATGAGATTCAAAGATTGAATGAGGAAAACGAAACATTAAAAATTGATGTTGAAACTTTAACTGAACAAATTAATGAGTATAAAAAGATTGAAAAAAATCTTCAGGATACACTTTTAAAAGCACAGGAAAATTCTACAAAATCTTTAGAAGCTGCAAAAAAACAAGCAAGCCTTATGTTAAAAGAAGCAGAATTGAAAGCTTCGCAGATAATTGAAAAAGCGCGCGAAAATACAAATGATATCCGTAATGCTGTAGTTAATCTGAGAGAGGAAAAAGATCTTATTATTGCAAAGCTGAAAGCAATTGTTAATTCGCAGGCAAACTTGCTTGAACTTAAAGTTGAACGTGCAGGAGAAGAAAAATCATCCGCAAAAAAAACTGAGGATTCAAATAAAATGGATATAGATCTGAATGATATCCTTAATAAAATTTTATGAGTGAGTTGATAAACAAAATAAATGAAACTTTAACGGTTATCAGAAAATTTACTGCTGATAATTATTCTGTTGGAATTGTACTCGGTACCGGTCTCGGCGGGCTTGTTAAAGAAATTAATATTGCACATCAGATTAATTACGCTGAGCTTCCACATTTTCCGCTTTCAACTGTTGAATCGCATCACGGTAAACTTATTTTTGGCACAATAAACGGAAAAAAAGTTGTTGCAATGCAAGGCAGATTTCATTTCTACGAAGGCTACACTATGCAGCAGATAACTTATCCTGTTCGTGTTATGAAATTTCTTGGAGTAAAAACTCTGATCGTTTCAAATGCCTGCGGAGGGATGAATCCCGATTACCGTAAAGGTGATTTAATGCTGATGATTGATCATATAAATTTGCTTGG is a window of Ignavibacterium sp. DNA encoding:
- a CDS encoding DivIVA domain-containing protein encodes the protein MKISPLEIRQQEFTKKMRGFDPDEVQSFLESLADEIQRLNEENETLKIDVETLTEQINEYKKIEKNLQDTLLKAQENSTKSLEAAKKQASLMLKEAELKASQIIEKARENTNDIRNAVVNLREEKDLIIAKLKAIVNSQANLLELKVERAGEEKSSAKKTEDSNKMDIDLNDILNKIL
- a CDS encoding purine-nucleoside phosphorylase, which codes for MSELINKINETLTVIRKFTADNYSVGIVLGTGLGGLVKEINIAHQINYAELPHFPLSTVESHHGKLIFGTINGKKVVAMQGRFHFYEGYTMQQITYPVRVMKFLGVKTLIVSNACGGMNPDYRKGDLMLMIDHINLLGDNPLIGKNEDELGPRFPDMSEPYSLELIKLADEVAKENNIKVHKGVYVAVPGPNLETKAEYKFLRAAGADVVGMSTIPENIVANHMGMKVFGMSIITDECFPENLKPVNVEEIIAAAMKAEPKMTLIMKEIIKRL